One genomic region from Gadus morhua chromosome 9, gadMor3.0, whole genome shotgun sequence encodes:
- the ciartb gene encoding actin cytoskeleton-regulatory complex protein PAN1 isoform X1: MSATDSESSIDWLATDNEEDEDNELDVAARRPLVEALHPGRRADAVKRVWSAAGGGGGGDAARRPGQTTAGGEARMARNPLKRPHGLVEGPPPQPLSIQEGREQVFTRKCMALQCYIHPLSSILNGLRSGRYREPSAPLQRQRDSRRTSPLPLCTGLSSFQESVAIDRIQRIMGVLQNPCMGEKYVNIILKMEDMLKSWFPNVQPQDQPPGAQTEHEAPPKKLKLSSPVGTDLTSAPSLASAGAPGVPAAHSPTALRVPDHRPPGAKSVGSRPTWLHPSPICSPSAGQPPPPPPPLPPPPPQQAPPPRALDGPGPQPPAPRDQALTQDSAVSSSTDRYAKTDAAAPLKPPPLGKKINAPCLERLLKSTESIIGHKASGRVVGDS; this comes from the exons ATGTCTGCTACCGACTCGGAGAGCTCCATCGATTGGCTGGCGACCGAcaacgaggaggacgaggacaatGAGCTGGATGTCGCGGCGCGGAGGCCCCTGGTGGAGGCGCTCCACCCGGGCAGGCGGGCcgacgcggtgaagagggtctGGAGcgcggccggcggcggcggcggcggtgacgCCGCCAGGAGACCGGGTCAGACCACAGCGGGGGGAGAGGCGAGGATGGCCAGGAACCCGCTGAAGAGGCCCCACGGCCTAGTGGAGGGCCCGCCGCCGCAGCCCCTCTCCATCCAGGAGGGCCGGGAGCAGGTCTTCACCAGGAAG TGTATGGCATTACAATGCTACATTCATCCGTTATCGTCCATCCTGAATGGCCTTCGCTCGGGGAGATACAGAGAAC CTTCAGCCCCTCTGCAGAGACAACGTGACTCACGACGGACCTCCCCGCTTCCTCTGTGTACAGGACTCAGCAGTTTCCAGGAGAGCGTCGCCATCGACAGGATCCAGAGGATCATGGGGGTGTTGCAGAATCCCTGCATGGG tgAGAAGTATGTCAACATCATTCTCAAGATGGAGGACATGCTGAAGAGCTGGTTTCCCAATGTACAACCCCAAGACCAACCACCAGGCGCTCAGACGGAGCATGAAGCTCCCCCTAAGAAACTCAAG CTCTCCTCCCCGGTGGGCACGGACCTGACCAGCGCCCCGTCCCTCGCCAGTGCCGGCGCTCCTGGCGTTCCCGCGGCACACAGCCCCACGGCCCTGCGCGTCCCGGACCACAGACCGCCCGGGGCCAAGTCGGTCGGCAGCAGACCGACGtggctccacccctcccccatctgCTCGCCCAGCGCGGGacagcccccgccgcccccgccgccgctgccgccaccCCCTCCGCAGCAGGCGCCGCCGCCCCGGGCCCTGGatggccccgggccccagccTCCGGCCCCCAGAGACCAAGCGCTAACGCAGGACAGCGCGGTGTCCTCCAGCACGGACCGCTACGCGAAAACAGACGCTGCCGCTCCCCTGAAACCGCCCCCGCTGGGCAAAAAGATCAACGCGCCCTGTCTGGAGAGGCTCCTCAAGTCCACCGAGAGCATCATCGGCCACAAGGCGTCGGGGCGCGTCGTGGGCGACAGTTAG
- the ciartb gene encoding circadian-associated transcriptional repressor isoform X2, whose product MSATDSESSIDWLATDNEEDEDNELDVAARRPLVEALHPGRRADAVKRVWSAAGGGGGGDAARRPGQTTAGGEARMARNPLKRPHGLVEGPPPQPLSIQEGREQVFTRKCMALQCYIHPLSSILNGLRSGRYRERLSSFQESVAIDRIQRIMGVLQNPCMGEKYVNIILKMEDMLKSWFPNVQPQDQPPGAQTEHEAPPKKLKLSSPVGTDLTSAPSLASAGAPGVPAAHSPTALRVPDHRPPGAKSVGSRPTWLHPSPICSPSAGQPPPPPPPLPPPPPQQAPPPRALDGPGPQPPAPRDQALTQDSAVSSSTDRYAKTDAAAPLKPPPLGKKINAPCLERLLKSTESIIGHKASGRVVGDS is encoded by the exons ATGTCTGCTACCGACTCGGAGAGCTCCATCGATTGGCTGGCGACCGAcaacgaggaggacgaggacaatGAGCTGGATGTCGCGGCGCGGAGGCCCCTGGTGGAGGCGCTCCACCCGGGCAGGCGGGCcgacgcggtgaagagggtctGGAGcgcggccggcggcggcggcggcggtgacgCCGCCAGGAGACCGGGTCAGACCACAGCGGGGGGAGAGGCGAGGATGGCCAGGAACCCGCTGAAGAGGCCCCACGGCCTAGTGGAGGGCCCGCCGCCGCAGCCCCTCTCCATCCAGGAGGGCCGGGAGCAGGTCTTCACCAGGAAG TGTATGGCATTACAATGCTACATTCATCCGTTATCGTCCATCCTGAATGGCCTTCGCTCGGGGAGATACAGAGAAC GACTCAGCAGTTTCCAGGAGAGCGTCGCCATCGACAGGATCCAGAGGATCATGGGGGTGTTGCAGAATCCCTGCATGGG tgAGAAGTATGTCAACATCATTCTCAAGATGGAGGACATGCTGAAGAGCTGGTTTCCCAATGTACAACCCCAAGACCAACCACCAGGCGCTCAGACGGAGCATGAAGCTCCCCCTAAGAAACTCAAG CTCTCCTCCCCGGTGGGCACGGACCTGACCAGCGCCCCGTCCCTCGCCAGTGCCGGCGCTCCTGGCGTTCCCGCGGCACACAGCCCCACGGCCCTGCGCGTCCCGGACCACAGACCGCCCGGGGCCAAGTCGGTCGGCAGCAGACCGACGtggctccacccctcccccatctgCTCGCCCAGCGCGGGacagcccccgccgcccccgccgccgctgccgccaccCCCTCCGCAGCAGGCGCCGCCGCCCCGGGCCCTGGatggccccgggccccagccTCCGGCCCCCAGAGACCAAGCGCTAACGCAGGACAGCGCGGTGTCCTCCAGCACGGACCGCTACGCGAAAACAGACGCTGCCGCTCCCCTGAAACCGCCCCCGCTGGGCAAAAAGATCAACGCGCCCTGTCTGGAGAGGCTCCTCAAGTCCACCGAGAGCATCATCGGCCACAAGGCGTCGGGGCGCGTCGTGGGCGACAGTTAG